A section of the Streptomyces agglomeratus genome encodes:
- a CDS encoding transposase codes for MGGGEVAAPHPAPSGHQDLLTEDDKLTVTHVLQFLLGLSDRQAAEAVRCRIDFKYAMAMELDDPGCHHSVLADFRDRLAEGNRADRLLDLALARLKEAGLVRERTTQRTDSTHVLAAVRDLTRLELITEAVRAALEEVAGTSPHLLDELVDEDWGRRYGRPVRLGKNPTKPKTRILATGNDAVRLLEHLYQHGTDHTSGPRVQALRQIMVQNYHRDAAGHRRWCTAEAEGGLGLPPSSRAVVSPYDTSARYARHGHIISWKGFSAHLTETCAPDGPNVITDVATTAATTHDSQVLPGIHTRLALRGLLPAEHLVDAGYTSLPRLEQATREHQVTVSGPLRSNPTRQHRRSEGFARDDFHIDYDHQQVTCPQGQVSQGWHGPYPTSSLTAAPLIVARFTKSQCQPCPARTQCTTTADSARTVGFPPRELRDLQLRVRTELPSRTTSTSARYPGRSHGEFWVPDLDGSKIPDRVKLERVSLTG; via the coding sequence GTGGGCGGCGGCGAGGTCGCCGCTCCACATCCGGCCCCCAGCGGCCACCAGGACCTGCTCACCGAGGACGACAAACTCACCGTCACCCATGTGCTGCAGTTCCTGCTCGGCCTGTCGGACCGGCAGGCCGCCGAGGCGGTCCGCTGCCGCATCGACTTCAAGTACGCGATGGCCATGGAGCTGGACGATCCCGGGTGCCATCACAGCGTGCTGGCCGATTTCCGCGATCGTCTTGCTGAAGGCAACCGTGCTGACCGCCTCCTCGACCTTGCGCTGGCCCGTCTCAAGGAGGCCGGACTGGTGCGCGAGCGCACCACCCAGCGCACCGATTCCACCCATGTCCTGGCCGCGGTGCGTGACCTGACTCGCCTGGAGCTGATCACCGAGGCGGTCCGCGCCGCACTGGAAGAGGTCGCCGGCACCTCCCCTCACCTGCTGGACGAGCTGGTCGATGAGGACTGGGGGCGCCGCTACGGCCGACCGGTCCGCCTGGGCAAGAACCCCACCAAGCCCAAGACCAGGATCCTTGCCACTGGAAACGACGCGGTCCGGCTCCTGGAGCACCTCTACCAGCACGGAACAGACCACACGTCCGGCCCTCGCGTCCAGGCCCTGCGCCAGATCATGGTGCAGAACTACCACCGTGACGCCGCAGGCCACCGGCGCTGGTGCACTGCCGAGGCGGAAGGCGGGCTCGGGCTGCCGCCCTCGTCCCGGGCGGTCGTTTCTCCCTACGACACCTCGGCCCGCTACGCACGGCACGGACACATCATCAGCTGGAAGGGGTTTTCCGCTCACCTGACCGAGACTTGTGCTCCCGACGGCCCCAACGTGATCACGGACGTGGCCACCACCGCGGCCACCACCCACGACAGCCAGGTCCTGCCCGGCATCCACACCCGCCTGGCCCTCCGCGGACTCCTGCCCGCCGAGCACCTGGTCGATGCCGGCTATACCTCCCTGCCCCGCCTGGAACAAGCCACCCGAGAACACCAGGTCACCGTCTCCGGGCCGCTCCGGAGCAACCCCACCCGGCAACACCGCCGGAGCGAGGGCTTTGCCCGGGACGACTTCCACATCGACTACGACCATCAGCAGGTCACCTGCCCCCAGGGCCAGGTCAGCCAAGGCTGGCACGGCCCCTACCCGACCTCCTCGCTCACCGCCGCCCCGCTGATCGTGGCCAGGTTCACCAAAAGCCAGTGCCAGCCCTGCCCGGCCCGCACCCAGTGCACCACCACCGCCGACAGCGCCCGCACCGTGGGCTTTCCCCCGCGAGAGCTCCGCGACCTGCAACTTCGCGTCCGCACCGAGCTGCCTTCCAGAACTACCTCGACCAGCGCGAGATACCCCGGCCGAAGTCATGGCGAATTCTGGGTACCTGACCTCGACGGGTCCAAGATCCCCGACAGAGTCAAGTTAGAGCGTGTCTCTTTGACAGGTTGA
- a CDS encoding helix-turn-helix domain-containing protein yields the protein MAVSRRSPSDLVGDARHLSPSAQEVLRLRAVAALVAGRDREDVAAVFGVSLKAVDNWWARWQGGGRDALLAQPRGRPVGVHQVLGEAKQAAVRQAVLDYRPSDVGLVGQCGGGADR from the coding sequence ATGGCCGTCAGCCGACGGAGTCCAAGTGATCTGGTGGGGGACGCGCGGCATCTGTCGCCGTCGGCGCAGGAGGTTCTGCGGTTGCGGGCGGTGGCCGCGTTGGTGGCGGGGCGGGACCGTGAGGACGTTGCGGCGGTGTTCGGGGTGTCGTTGAAGGCCGTGGACAACTGGTGGGCGAGGTGGCAGGGCGGGGGCCGGGACGCACTGCTCGCGCAGCCGCGTGGTCGCCCGGTGGGGGTCCATCAGGTGCTGGGCGAGGCCAAGCAAGCCGCCGTGCGCCAGGCCGTACTTGACTATCGGCCGAGCGATGTGGGCCTGGTGGGGCAGTGTGGAGGCGGGGCTGATCGGTGA
- a CDS encoding TSUP family transporter, translating to MEPGCGGCCTPSTLYKVLAALIVLMAAALMVTHTTVLETPALPLWAQVPCGVVAGFGIGVVAAIMRVAGGELLIPTIVLLFAVDIKTAGSLSLLVSLPTMLVAFARYSCDGSFAVAWFVCTGVRWPGLALRMVAHVREKPRSPG from the coding sequence GTGGAGCCGGGCTGCGGCGGCTGTTGCACCCCATCCACCCTGTACAAGGTGCTGGCGGCGTTGATTGTGCTCATGGCCGCGGCCCTGATGGTCACGCACACCACCGTCCTGGAGACGCCCGCGCTGCCGCTGTGGGCTCAGGTGCCGTGCGGAGTCGTGGCCGGCTTCGGCATCGGGGTGGTCGCTGCGATCATGCGTGTGGCCGGGGGCGAGCTGCTGATCCCGACGATCGTGTTGCTGTTCGCGGTGGACATCAAGACCGCGGGAAGCCTCTCACTGCTGGTGTCACTGCCGACCATGCTGGTGGCCTTCGCCCGCTACAGCTGTGACGGCAGCTTCGCGGTGGCCTGGTTCGTCTGTACCGGGGTCCGATGGCCCGGCCTGGCGCTACGGATGGTGGCACACGTCCGAGAGAAGCCCAGGAGTCCCGGATGA